One Mucilaginibacter ginkgonis genomic region harbors:
- a CDS encoding homoserine kinase produces MESVHVFAPATVANVVCGFDILGFAVEAPGDEVVMRVTSKPGIIISKITGDNGRLPLNPEKNTVSVSVRHYLQSVGRNDLGLDIELHKKMPIGSGLGSSSASTVAGLFAAKTLLGDTRDAAELLPFAIEGERMACGHGHADNVAPALMGGFVLVRSYEPLEVIRLPFPKDLYCAIIFPEVDVPTREARQIIRNKVALKDAVTQWGNIAGLMSGLYTNDIDLMGRSMQDVLIEPVRAMLIPDFYKMREIAMDNGAVSFGISGSGPSVFAFTKDANTAHKITQNIQQHLADIKIASQTYVSGINGVGPKILGQH; encoded by the coding sequence ATGGAATCGGTTCATGTTTTTGCACCGGCTACCGTAGCCAATGTCGTTTGCGGCTTCGATATTTTGGGCTTCGCAGTTGAAGCACCAGGCGACGAGGTGGTGATGCGAGTAACCAGCAAACCCGGCATCATTATAAGCAAAATAACCGGCGACAATGGCCGGCTGCCGCTTAACCCCGAAAAGAATACAGTAAGTGTAAGTGTACGGCATTACTTACAAAGCGTTGGTCGCAATGATCTTGGCCTGGATATAGAACTGCACAAAAAGATGCCAATTGGCAGCGGATTAGGTTCCAGTTCGGCAAGTACTGTAGCAGGACTCTTTGCAGCTAAAACTTTATTGGGCGATACCCGGGATGCAGCAGAGTTGCTTCCGTTTGCTATTGAAGGGGAGCGAATGGCTTGCGGCCACGGTCATGCCGATAATGTGGCACCCGCGCTAATGGGGGGCTTTGTATTGGTACGCAGTTACGAGCCTTTAGAAGTTATCCGTTTGCCTTTTCCTAAAGACCTGTACTGCGCTATCATCTTTCCCGAGGTAGACGTACCAACCCGCGAGGCCCGGCAGATCATCCGTAATAAGGTAGCACTTAAAGACGCGGTTACACAATGGGGAAATATCGCAGGATTAATGAGTGGTTTATATACCAACGACATCGACCTGATGGGCCGCAGCATGCAGGATGTGCTCATAGAGCCCGTACGTGCCATGCTGATTCCGGACTTTTATAAAATGCGCGAGATAGCCATGGACAATGGGGCGGTTAGCTTCGGCATTTCAGGATCAGGGCCATCTGTATTCGCATTCACAAAAGATGCCAATACTGCACATAAAATCACACAAAATATCCAACAACATTTGGCGGATATCAAAATCGCTTCGCAAACTTATGTTTCCGGAATTAACGGTGTTGGACCGAAAATTTTAGGACAGCACTAG
- the rsmI gene encoding 16S rRNA (cytidine(1402)-2'-O)-methyltransferase — translation MNGKLYLVPTPIGNLEDMTFRAIRILKESDIVLAEDTRTSAPLLKHFGIEKRVFAHHQHNEHQSSNEIVRFLKEGKNVALISDAGTPAISDPGFFLVREALKNEIAVECLPGATAFVPALVNSGFPTDRFCFEGFLPVKKGRQTKYKQLAEEERTIILYESPHRLIKTLEEFATYFGPDRMISVSRELTKMFEETVRGTVEEVKVYYDTHPVKGEFVICIKGKD, via the coding sequence ATGAACGGCAAACTCTATCTCGTCCCAACACCTATTGGCAACCTGGAAGACATGACGTTTAGGGCAATCCGCATATTAAAAGAATCCGACATTGTTCTGGCTGAAGATACCCGCACTTCCGCACCATTGCTTAAACATTTTGGAATAGAGAAAAGAGTGTTTGCCCATCATCAGCATAATGAGCACCAATCATCAAATGAGATCGTCAGGTTTTTAAAAGAAGGCAAAAACGTGGCATTGATCTCTGACGCAGGAACGCCCGCCATTTCTGATCCCGGCTTTTTTTTAGTGAGGGAGGCTTTAAAGAATGAGATCGCGGTTGAGTGTTTACCGGGGGCTACGGCGTTCGTCCCGGCATTGGTCAATTCCGGGTTTCCAACAGATCGCTTTTGCTTCGAAGGATTTTTACCTGTAAAAAAGGGGCGTCAAACCAAATACAAGCAACTTGCAGAAGAAGAGCGTACCATCATTCTATACGAATCGCCGCACAGGCTGATTAAAACACTCGAAGAGTTTGCGACGTATTTTGGGCCGGATAGAATGATTTCTGTTTCGCGCGAGTTGACCAAGATGTTCGAAGAGACAGTACGTGGCACAGTTGAAGAAGTAAAGGTCTATTACGATACCCACCCGGTAAAGGGCGAGTTTGTGATCTGCATAAAAGGGAAAGACTAA
- the serS gene encoding serine--tRNA ligase, with product MLQVNYIRENREQVLERLAVKNFKDIQLVDEVIALDDQRKQTQNKLDTISAEANSAAKQIGDLMRTGKKEEAETIKAKTGSFKEEIKTLGEQLMQIEQDLQQKLVLLPNLPHSSVPNGKTPEENEVAYEHGEKPNLPENALPHWELAARYDLIDFELGVKITGAGFPVYKGKGAKLQRALIAFFLDEAEKAGYSERMLPLMVNETSGFGTGQLPDKEGQMYFVGQDNLYLIPTAEVPITNLYRDVILKGEELPVKNCGYTPCFRREAGSYGAHVRGLNRLHQFDKVEIVQVVHPDDSYQVLEEMSQHVQGLLKKLELPYRVLRLCGGDMSFASALTFDMETWSAAQQRWLEVSSVSNFETFQASRLKLRFRNAEGKTQLAHTLNGSALALPRIVATLLENNQTEKGIKIPEVLVPYTRFEWID from the coding sequence ATGCTGCAAGTTAATTATATCCGCGAAAACCGGGAACAGGTTTTGGAACGTTTGGCGGTTAAAAATTTTAAAGACATCCAATTGGTTGACGAGGTTATTGCCCTGGATGACCAACGCAAACAAACCCAAAACAAACTGGATACTATTTCTGCAGAAGCTAACTCGGCCGCAAAACAAATCGGCGATTTGATGCGTACCGGCAAAAAAGAAGAAGCCGAAACCATCAAAGCTAAAACAGGCAGCTTCAAAGAGGAGATAAAAACGCTTGGCGAGCAGTTAATGCAGATAGAACAAGACTTGCAGCAAAAACTGGTATTGTTACCTAATCTGCCGCACAGTTCTGTGCCCAACGGTAAAACCCCGGAAGAAAACGAAGTGGCTTATGAGCATGGCGAGAAACCAAATCTTCCGGAGAACGCTTTGCCACATTGGGAACTGGCGGCCAGATATGACCTTATAGATTTTGAGTTAGGGGTTAAGATCACCGGCGCAGGGTTTCCTGTATATAAAGGTAAAGGCGCAAAATTACAGCGCGCGTTGATTGCGTTCTTTTTAGACGAGGCTGAAAAAGCAGGTTACTCTGAACGTATGCTTCCATTAATGGTTAACGAAACATCTGGCTTTGGTACCGGGCAATTGCCTGACAAAGAAGGGCAAATGTATTTTGTAGGGCAGGATAATTTGTATCTGATACCTACTGCCGAGGTGCCAATTACCAACCTTTACCGTGACGTAATTCTTAAAGGCGAAGAATTGCCGGTTAAGAATTGCGGCTATACACCGTGCTTTCGTCGCGAGGCGGGTTCTTATGGAGCACACGTGCGTGGATTAAACCGTTTGCACCAGTTTGATAAAGTAGAAATTGTACAGGTAGTTCATCCGGACGATTCTTACCAGGTATTAGAAGAAATGAGCCAACATGTGCAAGGCTTGCTGAAAAAATTGGAGTTACCATACCGCGTGCTTAGGCTATGCGGCGGCGACATGAGTTTTGCATCTGCACTTACTTTTGATATGGAAACCTGGAGCGCCGCGCAACAACGCTGGCTGGAAGTTTCGTCAGTATCAAACTTTGAAACCTTTCAGGCGAGCCGCTTAAAATTGCGTTTCCGTAACGCGGAAGGTAAAACCCAGTTAGCCCATACTTTGAACGGCAGCGCACTTGCCTTGCCGCGTATTGTTGCTACTTTGTTAGAAAATAACCAGACAGAAAAAGGTATAAAAATACCTGAGGTGCTGGTGCCGTATACCCGGTTTGAGTGGATCGACTAG
- a CDS encoding type II toxin-antitoxin system PemK/MazF family toxin, with amino-acid sequence MTKIQQFDIWIADLRKADGTELGKTRPVLVLQADLLNHAYHVSTIICGISSQHRQGVTALRIAVKPDDINGLEKDSYIICDQIRSIDNTRLEKRIGRLSDDKIKQVQKTLRAVLNLY; translated from the coding sequence ATGACTAAAATTCAGCAGTTTGATATCTGGATAGCCGACTTGCGTAAAGCTGATGGTACTGAACTTGGAAAAACACGCCCGGTTTTGGTGTTACAGGCTGACTTGTTAAACCACGCATATCATGTATCAACAATCATTTGCGGTATTTCTTCACAGCATAGGCAGGGTGTCACGGCATTAAGGATCGCTGTAAAGCCTGATGATATTAACGGTCTTGAAAAAGATTCGTATATCATTTGTGATCAAATAAGGTCGATAGACAATACCCGATTAGAAAAGCGTATAGGCCGTTTAAGCGACGACAAAATTAAACAGGTGCAAAAGACACTAAGGGCAGTGCTAAATCTGTATTAA
- a CDS encoding T9SS type B sorting domain-containing protein, with the protein MKFTFLLALFATVIGVGVLRAQTCPENIDFSYGNFTNWNCQTGAINQSGIITFTGQGPVGGRQTIITNSDTGKDYYGNFSVVSPSGNKYSIKLGNESAGAQAEQVSYTYTIPADKKDYVFTYYYAVVLQLTNHSEFERPRFSVKLTDLTANEQVQCGTHDFVSGDGLGDFQKSSNGQVEYRDWSTVAVNLGGRAGHKVRFDFTTNDCTYSAHFGYAYLAFDDPCLLNRDPITGSNVCNGSNYVVLTAPPGFGSYNWHLAGNPEILGYGRQLPITPVPPDGTKYAVDVVSTSGVGAGCTASFNATVHKIDEPFIYQLQPNATVCESDGADLTDPKYFTGSSAGLTYKYYVDAAENTAIRNPQKIKTSGRYYVRATNSYGCTDLQFIDINVIPAPSNAPIIADAVCAPLTVDITDPKLISYSPDNTYAFFKDVDLLQPVANPKAVDVAGVYFIKVTNSLGCTSAVPVTVTIVERPKVKPKDITGCSPLDITNIKYNAGDEYAATYKYFKDATATIPLDNANAVTQAGTYYTLGYNSLGCPSLVAAPVKATLTPPATLTLADITPVKYPATVDLSLSVTQLPGYTYNYFADSLATSPLPAYNKITQSGRYFVLATNEYGCTIIKGINVTVNEPDEVNLLIKTAFTPNGDGVNDFATTAMQGAATVNYFKIYSRNGSLVFATKDLGIYWDGKMNGSDLPMGTYYWVCDTYDTFRKKQVIKSGYIALIR; encoded by the coding sequence ATGAAATTTACGTTCCTGCTGGCTTTATTTGCTACCGTTATTGGTGTAGGGGTGTTGCGGGCACAAACTTGCCCGGAGAATATCGACTTCAGTTACGGAAATTTCACTAACTGGAATTGTCAAACCGGCGCTATCAACCAGTCGGGTATAATTACTTTTACAGGTCAAGGGCCGGTAGGTGGGCGACAAACTATTATAACTAACTCTGATACCGGAAAAGACTATTACGGAAATTTTTCAGTAGTAAGCCCTAGTGGTAACAAATATTCCATTAAGCTTGGAAATGAAAGTGCAGGTGCACAGGCAGAACAGGTCTCATATACTTATACCATTCCGGCAGATAAAAAGGACTATGTATTTACTTATTATTATGCAGTAGTACTGCAATTAACAAATCACTCGGAATTTGAGAGACCACGTTTTTCAGTCAAGCTAACCGACCTGACGGCAAATGAACAAGTTCAATGCGGTACCCACGATTTTGTTTCGGGTGATGGCCTTGGTGATTTCCAAAAATCCAGTAATGGTCAGGTGGAGTATCGGGACTGGTCTACCGTTGCTGTTAATCTTGGCGGCCGGGCCGGACACAAAGTACGCTTTGACTTTACAACGAACGATTGTACTTATAGTGCACATTTCGGTTATGCCTATTTGGCATTTGATGATCCCTGTTTGTTGAACCGCGATCCTATAACCGGCAGTAACGTATGTAACGGCTCTAACTATGTAGTGCTTACCGCCCCGCCGGGTTTTGGAAGTTATAATTGGCACCTGGCAGGCAATCCGGAGATCTTAGGCTATGGAAGGCAATTACCGATAACCCCGGTTCCGCCAGACGGAACAAAATATGCAGTTGATGTCGTGTCCACATCCGGGGTTGGCGCGGGATGCACCGCGTCGTTCAATGCCACGGTACATAAAATAGATGAGCCATTTATTTATCAGTTGCAGCCTAATGCCACGGTTTGCGAATCTGACGGCGCCGATTTAACAGATCCGAAGTACTTTACCGGAAGTTCGGCAGGCTTAACCTATAAATATTACGTCGACGCAGCAGAAAATACTGCCATTCGCAATCCGCAGAAAATTAAAACTTCGGGGCGGTACTATGTTAGGGCTACAAATTCTTACGGTTGTACAGACCTTCAGTTTATAGATATTAACGTAATACCGGCACCCTCAAACGCACCCATTATTGCTGATGCTGTATGCGCGCCGCTAACTGTAGATATAACAGACCCTAAATTAATAAGCTACAGCCCGGATAACACTTATGCATTTTTTAAAGACGTTGACCTGCTGCAGCCTGTTGCCAACCCTAAAGCCGTAGATGTAGCCGGAGTGTATTTCATAAAAGTGACCAATAGTTTGGGCTGCACAAGTGCTGTACCGGTAACTGTAACCATTGTCGAGCGGCCGAAAGTAAAACCAAAAGATATTACAGGCTGCTCTCCTTTAGACATCACAAACATTAAATATAATGCCGGTGATGAGTACGCTGCCACTTACAAGTATTTTAAGGATGCCACGGCTACCATACCCTTAGATAATGCAAACGCTGTAACCCAAGCCGGTACCTATTATACTTTAGGTTACAATAGTTTAGGCTGCCCATCATTGGTTGCCGCGCCGGTTAAAGCGACACTCACCCCACCTGCAACATTGACGCTTGCCGACATCACCCCTGTAAAATATCCGGCAACGGTAGACCTTAGCCTTTCCGTTACGCAATTACCGGGCTATACTTATAATTATTTTGCAGATAGCCTCGCAACATCCCCTTTGCCCGCTTACAACAAAATCACACAGTCTGGCAGATATTTCGTTTTGGCGACGAATGAATATGGTTGCACTATTATCAAGGGAATAAATGTAACCGTTAACGAGCCGGATGAGGTGAACCTATTAATCAAAACCGCCTTCACCCCAAATGGCGATGGCGTGAACGATTTTGCGACTACTGCTATGCAGGGCGCCGCGACGGTGAATTATTTTAAAATTTATAGCCGCAATGGCAGCCTGGTATTTGCAACCAAAGATCTCGGCATTTATTGGGATGGGAAAATGAACGGGTCTGATCTGCCGATGGGTACCTATTACTGGGTGTGTGACACATATGATACCTTCCGCAAAAAGCAGGTCATCAAATCGGGGTATATCGCACTGATCAGATAG
- a CDS encoding multidrug effflux MFS transporter, whose amino-acid sequence MTTSADIAEARRNKTLIIFILGLLATIDPFSIDFYLPAFKDIAQDLHATINQVSLSISSYFAGMAIGQIIYGPIVDRFGRRRPLYFGLGLYIVSSVLCMTAHNVEEIITYRFMQALTGSVAAVAALAMVRDFYPVKESASIFSTIMLIIGISPLAAPSLGGLVASVAGWQWVFAILIFVVLVLIALVIFFLPPSALPDKTVSLKPKPIITTFWKIFCNRQFITFTLAGNFAFAILFVYVTASPIIFMDHYKLSPKAFGLIFTLLSFGFIASNRMNIVFLKRFSSGQIFKTAMLVQVGIAVIFLIAEWNDWLGMYGAIGMFLLMLGTLGSLASNSSAIALAPFKSNIGSASALLGFIQIGIAGAISALTGLVSFKTLVPIPALMLSTCIIAVLIYFIGTSGIKHLEAPDDGAVVTH is encoded by the coding sequence ATGACTACCTCAGCCGATATCGCAGAAGCAAGACGAAACAAAACCCTAATCATTTTTATCCTGGGTTTGCTCGCTACCATCGATCCTTTTTCGATAGACTTTTACCTTCCCGCATTTAAAGATATCGCGCAAGATCTGCACGCTACTATAAACCAGGTTTCCCTTTCTATCTCCAGTTACTTTGCGGGCATGGCTATCGGGCAGATTATTTATGGCCCCATCGTAGACCGTTTCGGCCGCCGCCGACCACTGTATTTTGGTTTAGGCTTATACATCGTTTCGAGTGTGCTTTGCATGACGGCGCATAACGTTGAAGAAATTATAACATATCGCTTTATGCAGGCCCTTACCGGCAGCGTTGCTGCTGTAGCCGCGCTAGCCATGGTTCGCGATTTTTATCCGGTGAAGGAAAGCGCCAGCATATTTTCTACTATCATGTTGATTATCGGAATATCTCCATTAGCAGCTCCCTCGCTTGGGGGGCTTGTTGCTTCTGTGGCCGGCTGGCAATGGGTATTCGCGATATTGATATTCGTTGTTTTGGTATTGATCGCGCTGGTGATCTTCTTCTTGCCACCGTCCGCGCTTCCGGATAAAACTGTTTCTTTAAAACCTAAACCGATCATCACTACGTTCTGGAAGATATTCTGCAACCGTCAGTTCATAACCTTTACGTTAGCGGGTAATTTTGCTTTCGCGATCCTCTTTGTTTACGTAACTGCTTCGCCAATCATTTTCATGGACCACTATAAACTAAGTCCGAAGGCTTTTGGGCTGATTTTTACATTGTTGTCTTTCGGTTTTATTGCCAGCAACCGCATGAACATCGTTTTTCTTAAGCGATTCTCGAGCGGCCAGATATTTAAAACTGCCATGTTGGTGCAGGTTGGCATCGCTGTAATATTTCTAATTGCCGAGTGGAACGATTGGCTGGGCATGTACGGTGCCATTGGTATGTTTTTATTGATGCTGGGCACGCTGGGTTCTTTGGCTTCTAATTCGTCAGCAATAGCCCTGGCACCGTTTAAAAGCAACATAGGCAGTGCATCTGCTCTATTGGGCTTTATTCAGATAGGCATAGCAGGTGCTATTTCGGCCTTAACCGGTCTGGTTAGCTTTAAAACACTTGTGCCTATTCCAGCTTTAATGTTAAGCACTTGTATAATTGCGGTGCTTATTTATTTTATTGGCACCAGCGGGATTAAGCATTTAGAAGCGCCCGACGATGGCGCTGTAGTAACCCATTAG
- a CDS encoding GNAT family N-acetyltransferase produces the protein MNLDCSQQYILEDERVLLRPLEWEDIEHLRHFVVEEPEIWRFSLMAINSVDDLTEYVNIAVQNRAKGLEYPFIVFDKATQQYAGCTRFYDIQNIHSTLQLGYTWYGKNFQGSGLNKHCKYLLLQFAFETLGAERLELRADSKNDRSIAAMKSIGCTVEGILRSHMLKPDGSRRNSIVLSILKDEWISRIKALLQTRL, from the coding sequence ATGAACCTGGATTGTAGCCAACAATATATTTTAGAAGACGAGCGCGTTTTGTTGCGTCCGCTGGAGTGGGAAGACATTGAACACCTGCGCCATTTTGTTGTTGAAGAGCCTGAAATCTGGAGGTTTTCCTTGATGGCGATCAATTCTGTTGATGACCTGACGGAGTATGTCAATATTGCTGTACAAAATCGTGCGAAAGGTCTTGAATATCCTTTTATTGTTTTTGATAAGGCAACGCAACAATATGCAGGCTGTACCAGGTTTTATGATATTCAAAACATACATTCAACTTTACAATTGGGCTACACCTGGTATGGCAAAAACTTTCAGGGCAGCGGTTTGAACAAACACTGTAAATATCTCTTGCTGCAATTTGCATTTGAAACTTTAGGGGCCGAAAGACTCGAGCTAAGGGCCGATTCCAAAAACGATCGAAGTATAGCCGCCATGAAAAGTATTGGCTGTACTGTTGAAGGAATTTTGCGCAGTCATATGCTTAAACCGGACGGTTCACGCCGGAATTCGATCGTTCTGAGTATCCTTAAGGATGAGTGGATATCAAGGATAAAGGCTTTGCTGCAAACCAGACTTTAA
- the thrA gene encoding bifunctional aspartate kinase/homoserine dehydrogenase I: MKVLKFGGTSVGSAESINTLIDILKRESQAEQKPVFVLSAMSGITNLLAETAEQAALGESFTGRLADLEIRHFDAVKKLVDIHNQNPLLTRLKIYFNELEDLFQGVLTLRELTPKTRDLILSYGEKCSALMVSRIALQSVPGALFVDASTLVKTDSSFGQAKVITQLTDLLIQEFYRENTDKTLIVTGFIASDDAGNITTLGRGGSDYTAALFGAALNAEAIEIWTDVNGMMTADPRIVKKAFSLTDVTYTEAMELSYFGAKVIYPPTMIPAFLKQIPIVIKNTFEPEFEGTVISGKAQPSGHPIKGISSINQISVINLTGSGMVGKAGFSGRLFSLLAREQINVILITQSSSEHTITFAVHPADAPKAKALIEQEFELELLAKKLEAAHIEDDLAVLAVVGENMKQTPGMSGKLFHALGRNGVNVRAIAQGSSEYNISVIISANALSKALNAVHDAFFTELNKTLHAFCLGTGNIGKTLFKQLYNHSKQLREKNKIQVKIAGISNSRKMTFNAEGLSLQNWEQNLNEKGEAANIDEFFDRMVGMNLPNCVFVDNTASPLPVAFYERAFKANISVVTCNKLANSSGYAQYRNFKDTAIQRGVDFFYETNVGAGLPIISTLKNLMVSGDHVQRMEAILSGTISFIFNNFKGDASFHDVVKMAQEAGYTEPDPRDDLRGTDFMRKVLILSRDSGYPMEASDIQIENILPQSCLDAQTVPDFYAALKAEDAYFNELKERAEREKKVLRYIGKLENGKAVISLQMVNENHPFYMMSGADNIIAFTTDRYYERPMVVKGPGAGAEVTAAGVFADLINVGAN, from the coding sequence ATGAAAGTTTTAAAATTCGGTGGTACATCAGTAGGATCGGCAGAAAGTATCAATACACTGATAGACATCCTAAAAAGAGAAAGTCAGGCAGAACAAAAGCCCGTGTTTGTATTGTCGGCTATGAGCGGAATCACAAATCTCCTTGCAGAAACAGCAGAACAGGCCGCACTTGGCGAGAGTTTTACCGGCAGACTGGCCGATCTGGAGATCCGCCATTTCGACGCGGTTAAAAAACTGGTTGACATCCACAACCAAAACCCGTTGCTTACCAGGTTAAAGATCTACTTCAATGAGTTAGAGGATTTATTTCAGGGGGTATTAACACTGCGCGAACTGACACCCAAAACCCGCGACTTGATATTAAGCTACGGCGAAAAATGTTCGGCGTTGATGGTGAGCCGCATAGCGTTACAATCCGTACCGGGTGCATTATTTGTTGATGCAAGCACGCTGGTAAAAACAGATAGCAGCTTTGGACAAGCAAAGGTTATTACCCAATTGACTGATTTGCTGATTCAGGAATTCTACCGCGAAAACACCGACAAGACACTCATTGTAACGGGATTTATTGCCAGCGACGATGCCGGCAATATCACAACTCTTGGCCGCGGCGGCAGTGATTATACGGCAGCCTTATTTGGCGCGGCATTAAATGCAGAGGCTATAGAAATCTGGACAGATGTAAACGGCATGATGACGGCTGATCCGCGCATTGTTAAAAAAGCTTTTTCGCTGACGGATGTTACTTACACAGAAGCGATGGAACTATCCTACTTCGGTGCAAAGGTTATTTATCCGCCGACTATGATTCCGGCATTTCTGAAGCAAATACCGATTGTTATTAAAAACACCTTCGAGCCGGAGTTTGAGGGAACTGTGATCAGCGGTAAAGCGCAGCCATCGGGTCATCCGATAAAAGGTATATCCTCCATCAATCAAATCAGTGTGATAAATCTCACAGGTAGTGGCATGGTAGGCAAAGCGGGTTTTAGCGGCAGGTTATTCTCGCTGCTGGCGCGCGAACAGATCAATGTAATATTGATCACGCAATCATCGTCCGAGCATACCATAACTTTTGCCGTTCACCCGGCAGATGCCCCGAAGGCGAAGGCGCTAATCGAGCAAGAATTTGAGTTAGAACTATTAGCCAAGAAATTAGAGGCTGCGCATATTGAAGATGATTTGGCAGTACTAGCCGTTGTAGGCGAAAATATGAAACAAACACCGGGCATGTCTGGCAAGTTGTTTCATGCACTTGGCCGTAACGGGGTTAATGTAAGGGCGATAGCGCAAGGATCGTCGGAGTATAATATCTCTGTGATCATATCTGCTAATGCTTTGTCAAAGGCATTAAATGCCGTGCACGACGCGTTCTTCACAGAACTTAATAAAACGTTACACGCCTTTTGCCTTGGTACAGGAAATATTGGTAAAACGCTTTTCAAGCAACTATACAACCATAGCAAACAGCTGCGCGAGAAAAATAAAATTCAGGTTAAGATTGCCGGCATTAGTAATAGCCGTAAAATGACCTTCAATGCCGAAGGCCTATCCTTGCAAAACTGGGAACAAAACCTGAACGAAAAGGGCGAAGCCGCAAATATAGACGAGTTTTTTGACCGCATGGTAGGTATGAATTTGCCCAACTGCGTGTTTGTTGACAATACAGCCAGTCCGTTACCGGTTGCTTTTTATGAGCGGGCCTTTAAGGCGAATATTTCGGTAGTCACCTGTAATAAGCTGGCAAACTCATCAGGGTACGCGCAGTACAGAAACTTTAAGGACACCGCAATACAGCGCGGGGTAGATTTCTTTTACGAAACCAACGTAGGTGCGGGTTTACCAATTATCAGCACATTAAAAAACCTGATGGTGAGCGGCGACCATGTACAACGCATGGAGGCTATTCTTTCGGGCACCATATCTTTTATTTTTAACAATTTCAAGGGGGATGCCAGTTTTCATGATGTGGTTAAAATGGCACAGGAAGCTGGCTATACCGAGCCCGACCCAAGAGATGACCTTCGTGGTACCGATTTTATGCGGAAAGTGCTGATCCTTTCGCGCGACTCCGGCTATCCAATGGAAGCAAGTGATATACAGATAGAAAACATCCTGCCGCAATCGTGCCTTGATGCTCAAACTGTCCCCGACTTTTACGCCGCCTTAAAAGCGGAAGATGCCTATTTTAACGAATTGAAGGAACGTGCCGAACGCGAGAAAAAAGTGTTGCGCTACATTGGCAAGCTGGAGAACGGCAAAGCGGTGATCAGTTTGCAAATGGTAAATGAAAATCATCCGTTCTATATGATGTCGGGAGCGGACAACATTATTGCATTCACAACAGATCGTTATTATGAACGGCCAATGGTAGTGAAGGGACCTGGTGCGGGAGCAGAGGTAACCGCGGCAGGCGTATTTGCCGATTTGATAAATGTGGGGGCAAATTAA
- a CDS encoding IclR family transcriptional regulator produces MTPSQGTQALSRAFKVLKIVAQNGGEATLNHLITKSGLNRTTTYRLAMGLAAEGMLRSVSGSFVLGPECYMLGIIANQYYGINGLAADAVSRLALKSGDSAFFSLRSDRYSVCLLREDGDHPLKTMSLQPGTRHPLGIGAGGIAILAVLPDKEIDEILYANTEIMRISYPNFTAGSIKIAVSDARAKGYSFNKGKLTPGSWGIGVDIKDPRGNVLGALSISAVLMRLQEERQKELSALLHKEKLLLEEKLRQAESPR; encoded by the coding sequence ATGACACCATCGCAAGGCACTCAAGCGCTCTCGAGAGCGTTTAAAGTTTTAAAAATCGTTGCACAAAATGGCGGCGAAGCCACATTAAACCATCTTATTACTAAGAGCGGTCTTAACCGCACAACTACTTACAGGCTGGCTATGGGCCTGGCGGCTGAGGGTATGTTAAGAAGTGTTAGCGGAAGTTTTGTTTTAGGCCCCGAATGCTACATGCTTGGCATAATTGCAAACCAATATTACGGCATAAACGGCTTGGCTGCTGATGCGGTTAGCAGGCTTGCCCTGAAAAGCGGCGATTCGGCATTTTTCTCTTTGCGCAGCGATCGCTATTCTGTGTGCCTTTTACGCGAAGATGGCGACCATCCTTTAAAAACCATGTCGCTACAACCCGGCACACGGCATCCTCTTGGAATAGGCGCCGGCGGTATTGCTATTCTTGCCGTTTTGCCGGATAAAGAAATAGACGAGATACTTTACGCGAATACAGAAATAATGCGCATAAGCTACCCTAACTTTACTGCAGGAAGTATCAAAATAGCTGTGTCTGACGCGCGCGCGAAGGGTTATTCCTTTAACAAGGGAAAGCTTACCCCGGGCTCATGGGGTATAGGCGTAGACATTAAAGACCCGCGCGGAAATGTTTTAGGAGCGCTTAGCATCTCAGCCGTGCTGATGCGTTTGCAGGAAGAACGTCAAAAAGAGTTAAGCGCTTTGCTGCACAAAGAAAAACTGCTTCTCGAAGAAAAACTGCGTCAGGCCGAATCGCCAAGGTAA